A single region of the Candidatus Zixiibacteriota bacterium genome encodes:
- a CDS encoding BolA family transcriptional regulator, with product MITAEEIKNTLEKAFPVSTIELQDLTGGGDHWQLLIVSPAFEGKGLLEQHRMVNEALRDPMQDQRIHALTLKLFTPSQWEKLGR from the coding sequence GTGATCACCGCCGAAGAGATCAAGAATACGCTGGAAAAAGCCTTTCCGGTGTCGACCATCGAGCTGCAGGATCTCACCGGAGGGGGCGACCACTGGCAGCTCCTGATCGTGTCCCCGGCGTTCGAGGGCAAGGGATTGCTCGAGCAGCACCGGATGGTCAACGAGGCGCTCCGCGACCCGATGCAAGATCAGCGTATCCACGCGCTGACGCTCAAACTTTTTACGCCGTCCCAGTGGGAGAAGCTCGGCCGCTGA
- a CDS encoding ABC transporter ATP-binding protein, with the protein MATVTLTGLTKRFAETAAVEDLHLEIADGEFVSLLGPSGCGKSTTLRLIAGFLQPDAGEIRVGGGLVSSPSVLVPPERRSMSMIFQSYAVWPHMTVAQNVAYGLKFKKLSRREMDRRVERFLKLVRLESLKDRYPAELSGGQQQRVALARALVVEPQILLMDEPLSNLDANLREEMRFEIRRLHEEVRITTVYVTHDQAEAMATSDRIAVLNAGRIIQVGAPTEIFDRPKTRFVAEFVGKTNILSGRFEGADTLLLGNGGRVRVAGNGGPSGGEGIVCLRPHNIVLAAGESEARQLEDRGYNVFSGVIRRSIYFGDAIDYTIELPSSPVALRVLAPPSQRYALNQPIYAAARPEHCVVLKER; encoded by the coding sequence GTGGCGACTGTAACGCTGACCGGACTGACGAAGAGGTTCGCGGAAACCGCCGCGGTCGAGGATCTGCACCTCGAGATCGCCGACGGCGAGTTCGTGTCGTTGCTCGGCCCGTCGGGCTGCGGCAAATCGACGACGCTGCGCCTGATCGCCGGCTTTCTCCAGCCGGACGCCGGCGAGATCCGCGTCGGCGGCGGGCTGGTCTCTTCGCCTTCGGTCCTGGTGCCTCCCGAGCGCCGGTCGATGTCGATGATCTTCCAGAGCTACGCGGTCTGGCCGCACATGACCGTCGCGCAGAACGTCGCTTACGGGCTGAAGTTCAAGAAGCTCTCGCGCCGGGAGATGGACCGCAGGGTGGAACGTTTCCTGAAGCTGGTGCGGCTCGAGAGCTTGAAGGACCGCTACCCGGCGGAGCTCTCGGGCGGCCAGCAGCAGCGTGTGGCGCTCGCCCGAGCCCTGGTCGTCGAGCCGCAGATCCTGCTGATGGACGAGCCGCTCAGCAACCTCGACGCGAACCTGCGCGAGGAGATGCGCTTCGAGATCCGCCGGCTGCACGAGGAGGTGCGCATCACGACCGTGTACGTCACCCACGACCAGGCCGAGGCGATGGCGACCTCGGACCGCATCGCCGTGCTGAACGCCGGCAGGATCATCCAGGTAGGGGCCCCGACCGAGATCTTCGACCGGCCGAAGACGCGTTTCGTTGCCGAGTTCGTGGGCAAGACCAACATCCTGAGCGGGCGCTTCGAGGGAGCCGACACGCTCCTTCTCGGCAACGGCGGGCGCGTCCGCGTCGCGGGAAACGGCGGGCCGAGCGGCGGCGAGGGCATCGTCTGCCTGCGCCCCCACAACATCGTGCTGGCAGCCGGGGAATCGGAAGCCCGGCAGCTGGAGGACCGCGGCTATAACGTCTTTTCCGGGGTGATCCGGCGGTCGATCTACTTCGGCGATGCCATCGACTACACGATCGAGCTGCCCTCTTCCCCGGTGGCGTTGCGGGTGCTCGCGCCGCCGTCCCAGCGCTACGCCCTGAATCAACCGATCTATGCGGCCGCCCGCCCGGAGCACTGCGTCGTCCTCAAGGAACGGTAG
- a CDS encoding arylesterase yields MRPPARSTASSSRNGRIAAAALLLACALLGCGGDPYGSIRNLRSAGRTVVCFGDSLTEGVGAEAGRDYPSELGRLLGMAVVNTGRRGDTSGEALARVEQDVFEHDPRVVVVLLGGNDFLRKVPLAETKKNLAAIVARVQERGAMVVVAGIRLGLFADEYADLFEEVAEKLGALYVPDVMSGILSDPALRSDRIHPNAEGYRLIAGRIAEKLKPLLERADRLRRGG; encoded by the coding sequence ATGCGGCCGCCCGCCCGGAGCACTGCGTCGTCCTCAAGGAACGGTAGGATAGCGGCCGCGGCGCTGCTGCTGGCATGCGCGCTGCTCGGGTGCGGCGGCGATCCGTACGGCTCGATCCGCAACCTCCGCTCGGCGGGACGGACGGTAGTCTGCTTCGGCGACAGCCTGACCGAAGGCGTCGGCGCCGAAGCGGGCCGGGACTATCCGTCGGAGCTGGGGCGCCTGCTGGGCATGGCGGTGGTGAACACCGGCCGGCGCGGGGACACCTCGGGAGAAGCCCTGGCGCGCGTGGAGCAGGACGTTTTCGAGCATGACCCGCGGGTGGTCGTAGTGCTCCTCGGGGGAAACGATTTCCTGCGAAAGGTGCCGCTCGCGGAAACGAAGAAAAATCTCGCCGCAATCGTCGCCCGGGTCCAGGAGCGGGGCGCGATGGTGGTTGTCGCGGGCATCCGCCTCGGCCTGTTCGCGGACGAGTACGCGGATCTCTTCGAAGAGGTGGCGGAAAAGCTCGGGGCGCTCTATGTGCCCGACGTCATGAGCGGCATCCTTTCCGATCCCGCGCTCCGCTCCGACCGCATTCATCCGAACGCGGAGGGCTACCGCCTCATCGCCGGACGGATCGCGGAAAAGCTCAAGCCCCTCCTCGAGCGTGCCGATCGATTGCGCCGGGGCGGGTGA
- a CDS encoding M20/M25/M40 family metallo-hydrolase: MEEQVLEQVDRQRLVELACNAANIVSLTGEEKEFAEYLGREFAELGMEVEYQEVEEGRPNVIGRLKGTGGGATLMFCAHLDHFDSPQETKVEDDRVYGRGLVNMKAAFPCYLEAVAAIQRAGVRLKGDVIISGVVGEIEKAPIGRFQGKSYRGAGIGARYMMDHGVTADMCIIGEPTGLHLQIGNAGLVWARVSVDGKATRFVLAAARVAQAIQDWEKEYQRKYTHKFMLPTVQIGAIEGGNPFKPGTRPTTDLFVIVKTLPGTPPMEIRRELEQVCEKVRRRDGDILDVRVDLYLSTDGYEIPKSEYVVKAMERAHKRVFGTPVPYSKPVRYGITSDGSRIAAYGVPSITYGPGFGTHLVDPTETKAPAEWDTPSGLRRGVGIENMVNCTKVYALAALDICTKPRAAVVPARRKIWS; encoded by the coding sequence ATGGAAGAGCAGGTCCTCGAACAGGTCGACCGGCAGCGTCTGGTGGAGCTTGCGTGCAACGCCGCCAACATCGTGAGCCTCACAGGCGAGGAGAAAGAGTTCGCCGAATACCTCGGGCGGGAATTCGCGGAGCTCGGCATGGAGGTCGAGTATCAGGAGGTCGAAGAGGGGCGGCCGAACGTGATCGGCAGGCTCAAGGGCACCGGCGGCGGCGCCACGCTGATGTTCTGCGCGCACCTGGATCACTTCGACAGCCCGCAGGAGACCAAGGTGGAGGACGACCGGGTCTACGGCCGGGGGCTGGTCAACATGAAAGCGGCCTTCCCGTGCTATCTCGAGGCGGTGGCCGCGATCCAGCGCGCGGGGGTTCGGCTTAAGGGCGACGTGATCATTTCCGGTGTCGTCGGCGAGATCGAGAAGGCCCCGATCGGGAGGTTCCAGGGAAAGAGCTATCGGGGAGCGGGAATCGGCGCTCGTTATATGATGGATCACGGCGTCACTGCGGATATGTGCATCATCGGGGAGCCGACGGGGCTGCACCTGCAAATCGGCAACGCCGGGCTCGTGTGGGCCCGGGTGAGCGTCGACGGCAAGGCCACCCGGTTCGTGCTCGCCGCCGCGCGGGTGGCGCAGGCGATCCAGGATTGGGAAAAGGAGTACCAGCGCAAGTACACGCACAAGTTCATGCTGCCCACCGTGCAGATCGGCGCAATCGAGGGGGGCAATCCGTTCAAGCCGGGAACGCGGCCAACTACGGATCTCTTCGTCATCGTCAAGACCCTGCCGGGAACCCCGCCGATGGAGATCCGGAGGGAGCTCGAGCAGGTGTGTGAAAAAGTGCGCAGGCGCGACGGCGACATTCTCGACGTCCGGGTCGATCTCTATCTTTCGACCGACGGTTACGAGATTCCGAAGAGCGAATACGTCGTCAAGGCGATGGAGCGGGCGCACAAGAGAGTCTTCGGAACGCCGGTTCCCTATTCGAAGCCGGTCCGCTACGGTATCACGAGCGACGGCTCGCGCATCGCCGCGTACGGGGTTCCGAGCATCACCTACGGCCCGGGCTTCGGCACGCACCTGGTCGATCCGACGGAAACCAAGGCGCCGGCGGAGTGGGACACCCCGAGCGGCCTGCGCCGCGGCGTGGGCATCGAGAACATGGTAAACTGCACGAAGGTGTACGCGCTGGCGGCGCTGGATATCTGCACCAAACCTCGCGCGGCGGTCGTCCCGGCCCGGAGAAAGATATGGAGCTGA
- a CDS encoding CPBP family intramembrane glutamic endopeptidase, with the protein MNAHHRLVLYMLLALLLTCAVSPWMAAGADWFLRDSADRYPFSRIFNRTFMVSGFVLFVAGRKFLRVGGLAGIGLERRPGAAAEIATGWSLATGSVAVLVAGLVAFGIFTPFFRLAPGESVRRVADALASGFFAGSLEEVFFRGILFKGLLASGKTARAFVLANLFYALIHFVKPGERYFLDRPDPWAGFRHLAYTFSPFLDPAELLPGAVGLFLIGLVLSYAFLRSGALYLSIGLHAGWVFGLKIIRVFGDYRRDDLGWLFGETDPKLVSGVAAWIGIALVGAAVHYLTRPGAIDRHARGGA; encoded by the coding sequence ATGAACGCGCATCACCGGCTGGTCCTCTACATGCTCCTCGCGCTGCTGCTCACCTGCGCCGTCAGCCCGTGGATGGCGGCGGGAGCCGACTGGTTTCTTCGCGATTCGGCCGACCGCTATCCCTTCTCGCGCATCTTCAACCGCACCTTCATGGTCTCCGGTTTCGTCCTGTTCGTCGCCGGGCGGAAATTTCTCCGCGTCGGCGGCCTCGCGGGGATTGGACTGGAACGCCGGCCCGGGGCCGCGGCCGAGATCGCGACCGGCTGGTCGCTCGCCACCGGCTCCGTGGCGGTGCTGGTTGCGGGGCTCGTTGCCTTCGGTATCTTCACCCCTTTCTTCCGCCTGGCGCCCGGCGAGTCCGTTCGCCGCGTCGCCGACGCGCTTGCCTCGGGTTTCTTCGCAGGGTCGCTCGAGGAGGTCTTCTTTCGCGGCATCCTGTTCAAGGGGCTTCTGGCGTCCGGAAAAACCGCGCGCGCCTTCGTGCTGGCCAATCTTTTCTACGCCCTGATTCATTTCGTGAAGCCCGGCGAGCGCTATTTTCTCGATCGTCCCGACCCGTGGGCGGGCTTCCGGCACCTGGCCTACACTTTTTCCCCGTTTCTCGATCCCGCGGAGCTGTTGCCGGGAGCCGTCGGGCTGTTCCTGATCGGCCTGGTCCTGAGCTACGCCTTTCTGCGGAGCGGCGCGCTCTACCTGTCGATCGGCCTCCACGCCGGGTGGGTCTTCGGTCTCAAGATCATCCGTGTCTTCGGCGACTACCGCCGTGACGATCTCGGGTGGCTCTTCGGCGAGACCGATCCCAAGCTCGTCAGCGGCGTCGCCGCCTGGATCGGCATCGCCCTCGTCGGCGCCGCGGTCCACTACCTCACCCGCCCCGGCGCAATCGATCGGCACGCTCGAGGAGGGGCTTGA
- a CDS encoding SDR family NAD(P)-dependent oxidoreductase has translation MGSEIEKPLAGKTALVTGASRGIGKAVALAFARAGAAVLICARGVEALRAAEAELRGAGATVIAVGADVGRAEDVDELMRAARERFGGLDILVNNASLLGPRVAIVEYPRAAWEEVLRVNLTGPFLLIQEALRIMIPRRSGSIINVSSGVGRVGKPRWGAYCASKFALEGLTQMVAEEVREYGVRVNSVNPGPTRTAMRAAAYPEEDPLSLPAPEEIAGVFVYLASDASAAVTGQALEARDWRKTGI, from the coding sequence ATGGGAAGCGAGATCGAAAAACCGCTCGCCGGCAAAACGGCCCTGGTCACCGGCGCCAGCCGGGGCATCGGCAAGGCGGTGGCGCTTGCCTTCGCCCGCGCCGGAGCCGCGGTCCTGATCTGTGCGCGGGGCGTGGAGGCGCTGCGGGCGGCGGAAGCGGAGCTTCGCGGCGCAGGCGCGACGGTGATCGCCGTCGGCGCCGACGTCGGCCGGGCGGAGGACGTCGACGAGCTGATGCGCGCAGCGCGCGAGCGTTTCGGCGGGCTCGACATCCTGGTCAACAACGCGAGCCTGCTCGGACCGCGCGTCGCGATCGTGGAGTACCCGCGGGCGGCGTGGGAAGAGGTGCTCCGGGTGAATCTTACGGGGCCGTTTCTGCTGATTCAGGAGGCCCTCAGGATCATGATTCCGCGCCGCAGCGGTTCGATCATCAACGTGTCCTCCGGCGTCGGACGCGTCGGCAAGCCCCGCTGGGGCGCTTACTGCGCCTCGAAGTTCGCGCTGGAAGGGTTGACGCAGATGGTCGCCGAGGAGGTTCGCGAATACGGCGTTCGTGTGAACTCGGTCAATCCGGGCCCGACACGAACCGCGATGCGCGCCGCGGCCTATCCCGAGGAGGATCCGTTGTCGCTCCCGGCGCCGGAGGAGATCGCCGGGGTCTTCGTCTATCTTGCCTCGGACGCCTCTGCCGCTGTGACCGGGCAGGCGCTCGAAGCGCGCGATTGGCGGAAAACGGGGATTTGA
- a CDS encoding ABC transporter substrate-binding protein produces the protein MELTVAHYRNRFCMFRTYYALAAGKVRPPGLRIEVVEVPDPPSRALEEALIRGDVHVANLYVANFLRRKLEGAPIVGLATEWKSTLKGNGVFVRRDGPIRKPQDLAGALIATHQGPHAIHRYLLRRAWGVDDATLRWEARPQEELLEALRSGRVDAVVLLDQFFFRGESAPDVRCLYTDGEAWMRLTGFEQMIKHMVAVREEWLARHPESKESVLRAFRDSFAYSERHLEEIGEAFVRRYGGDRDALLASARYPRIEFTWTDEEQQIFQAEMEMLVATGAIPRSVPIASLFAA, from the coding sequence ATGGAGCTGACGGTCGCGCATTACCGCAACCGTTTCTGCATGTTCAGGACCTACTACGCGCTGGCGGCCGGGAAAGTCCGCCCGCCGGGGCTGCGCATCGAGGTGGTCGAAGTACCGGATCCTCCGAGCCGCGCCCTCGAGGAAGCGTTGATTCGGGGCGACGTCCATGTCGCCAATCTCTACGTCGCCAATTTTCTCCGGCGAAAGCTCGAAGGCGCCCCGATCGTCGGGCTTGCGACCGAGTGGAAATCGACGCTCAAGGGCAACGGCGTTTTCGTGCGCCGCGACGGTCCGATCCGCAAGCCGCAGGACCTCGCGGGCGCCCTCATCGCGACGCACCAGGGCCCGCATGCGATCCATCGTTATCTGCTGCGGCGCGCGTGGGGCGTCGACGACGCGACCCTGCGCTGGGAAGCCCGGCCCCAGGAAGAGCTGCTCGAGGCGCTGCGGAGCGGGCGTGTCGACGCGGTGGTGCTCCTGGATCAATTTTTCTTTCGCGGCGAATCGGCGCCGGACGTCCGCTGCCTCTACACGGACGGCGAGGCGTGGATGCGCCTGACCGGCTTCGAACAGATGATCAAGCATATGGTGGCCGTGCGCGAAGAGTGGCTCGCCCGCCATCCGGAATCGAAGGAATCGGTGCTTCGGGCGTTTCGCGACTCGTTCGCCTACAGCGAGCGCCATCTCGAGGAGATCGGGGAAGCCTTCGTGCGCCGCTACGGCGGCGACCGGGACGCCCTGCTCGCCTCGGCGCGCTACCCCCGGATCGAGTTCACCTGGACCGACGAGGAGCAACAGATCTTCCAGGCGGAGATGGAGATGCTCGTCGCAACCGGCGCCATCCCGCGGAGCGTGCCGATCGCCTCGCTCTTCGCCGCCTAG
- a CDS encoding tetratricopeptide repeat protein: MRAKPAVLAPGFLLLWLAGCAAIDLFHPAQASFQQGVALFNRGQFREAIPYFEQAIHDDPNFAQAYLYLGRSHLSLRQWREALHPLRTAYQLAPGEAKQEVFNLLTDVLFAAAVDGLAPERPRSP; this comes from the coding sequence ATGCGCGCCAAGCCCGCCGTTCTGGCGCCCGGGTTTCTCCTCCTGTGGCTCGCAGGCTGTGCCGCGATCGACCTTTTCCACCCCGCGCAAGCGAGCTTCCAGCAGGGAGTGGCTCTGTTCAACCGGGGGCAGTTCCGCGAAGCCATCCCTTATTTCGAGCAAGCCATTCATGACGATCCCAACTTCGCCCAGGCCTATCTGTACCTCGGGCGGTCGCACCTGAGCCTGCGTCAGTGGCGGGAAGCGCTTCATCCGCTGCGAACGGCCTACCAGCTTGCGCCCGGGGAGGCGAAGCAGGAGGTTTTCAATCTCCTGACCGACGTGTTGTTCGCCGCCGCCGTTGACGGCCTCGCTCCGGAACGACCGAGGTCTCCTTGA
- a CDS encoding ABC transporter substrate-binding protein, whose amino-acid sequence MAKRACTLLLLVAMLSVPGRPAAETLAIGYTAITGIKAGLWVAEEGGILAKHGIDPRLILITSGSKMVQAMLGGDLPLAAAAGNAAVDAALAGADVVMIGALAKVPAFYIMALPEIKSIEDLRGKAVGVTRFGSSTDFTIRYVLHRHGLDPNRDVTLIQMGDLFAAAAALKTRAIVAAPFSSPANLRAQEAGARVLLNMGKAGIYFPHDAWMARRSFIQANEDLIRRFMKAYSEGVARLFSDPELSRRAIRRFARATDPKVVDAVYQYALDYVERIPYNTREGVQEVLNQIAPRNPRAKSAKPESFYDDRFVKELEASGFYKQLYR is encoded by the coding sequence ATGGCGAAAAGAGCGTGCACGCTCCTGCTCCTCGTAGCTATGCTCTCGGTACCGGGAAGGCCGGCGGCGGAGACGTTGGCGATCGGCTACACGGCGATCACCGGCATCAAGGCCGGGTTGTGGGTCGCTGAAGAAGGCGGCATTCTCGCCAAGCACGGGATCGATCCGCGGCTGATCCTGATCACTTCCGGATCGAAGATGGTTCAGGCGATGCTCGGGGGCGATCTCCCGCTCGCCGCGGCGGCGGGCAACGCGGCGGTCGACGCCGCGCTGGCGGGAGCGGACGTGGTGATGATCGGAGCGCTGGCGAAGGTGCCGGCTTTCTACATCATGGCGCTGCCGGAGATCAAGAGCATCGAGGACCTGCGCGGCAAGGCGGTCGGGGTGACCCGCTTCGGCTCGTCGACCGACTTCACGATCCGCTACGTGCTGCACCGGCACGGCCTCGATCCGAACCGGGACGTGACGCTGATCCAGATGGGAGACCTCTTCGCGGCCGCCGCGGCTCTGAAGACGCGGGCGATCGTCGCGGCGCCTTTCTCCAGTCCGGCGAATCTGCGGGCACAGGAGGCGGGCGCGCGCGTGCTGCTGAACATGGGCAAGGCCGGCATCTACTTCCCGCACGACGCCTGGATGGCGCGCCGCTCCTTCATCCAGGCCAACGAGGACCTGATCCGCCGTTTCATGAAAGCCTACTCGGAAGGAGTGGCGCGGCTGTTCTCCGATCCCGAGCTGAGCCGGAGGGCGATCCGCCGTTTCGCCCGCGCCACCGATCCGAAGGTGGTCGACGCGGTCTATCAGTATGCGCTGGATTACGTCGAGCGCATCCCCTACAACACCCGCGAAGGCGTGCAGGAGGTGCTGAATCAGATCGCGCCGCGCAACCCGAGGGCGAAGAGCGCGAAGCCGGAGAGCTTCTACGACGACCGGTTCGTCAAGGAGCTGGAGGCTTCGGGCTTCTACAAGCAGCTTTACCGATGA
- a CDS encoding DUF4197 domain-containing protein yields the protein MSCDPAGFRPPSTLAAGLALVAALLAPSGNTAAQLGEIFKGLDAPPTARGEARIGAGLREALKIGTENAVLQTGRTDGFFANQAIKILLPAQLRAIETPLRFVGYGPQLDEFVLSMNRAAEKAVPFAKEIFWEAIGEMTFEDARSILQGSDTAATDYFRAKTSKKLYAAFRPTVERAMKETNVVRRYEDLLARYREIPFTESISFDINRYVTEKTIDGLFYVVAQEERKIRTDPAARVTGLLKEVFGGRK from the coding sequence TTGAGCTGCGATCCCGCGGGCTTCCGGCCGCCAAGTACGCTGGCGGCGGGCCTTGCGCTCGTTGCGGCGCTGCTCGCGCCTTCGGGGAACACGGCCGCGCAGCTGGGAGAAATCTTCAAGGGTCTCGACGCTCCGCCGACGGCTCGCGGGGAAGCGAGAATCGGCGCGGGGCTGCGCGAGGCGCTCAAAATCGGCACCGAAAACGCGGTGCTGCAGACGGGCCGGACCGACGGTTTCTTCGCCAACCAAGCGATCAAGATCCTCCTCCCCGCTCAGCTCCGCGCGATCGAAACGCCGCTGCGATTCGTGGGCTATGGACCGCAGCTCGACGAATTCGTTTTGAGCATGAACCGGGCCGCAGAGAAGGCGGTGCCGTTCGCCAAGGAGATTTTCTGGGAGGCGATCGGCGAGATGACCTTCGAGGACGCCCGCTCGATCCTGCAGGGTTCCGACACCGCCGCCACCGACTACTTCAGGGCAAAGACCTCCAAAAAGCTCTACGCCGCGTTTCGTCCCACCGTCGAGCGGGCGATGAAGGAGACGAACGTCGTTCGCCGGTACGAGGATCTGCTCGCACGCTACAGAGAGATCCCGTTCACCGAAAGCATCAGTTTCGACATCAACCGCTATGTCACTGAAAAGACGATTGACGGGCTGTTTTACGTCGTGGCGCAGGAGGAGAGGAAAATCCGCACCGATCCGGCAGCGCGGGTCACCGGGCTTCTTAAGGAAGTGTTCGGCGGACGAAAATAG
- the grxD gene encoding Grx4 family monothiol glutaredoxin, which yields MADDILNQIDEKVKKNKVMLYMKGSPDFPQCGFSAHTVEILRSYGYPFATEDVLADPRIREGIKRYSNWPTIPQVFIDGKFIGGCDILHELHERGELESMLKAAFAKGE from the coding sequence ATGGCGGATGACATCCTCAACCAGATCGACGAGAAGGTAAAGAAAAACAAGGTGATGCTTTACATGAAGGGATCGCCCGATTTCCCTCAGTGCGGCTTCTCCGCCCACACGGTCGAGATCCTTCGATCGTACGGCTATCCCTTCGCCACCGAGGACGTGCTGGCCGACCCGCGGATTCGCGAGGGAATCAAGCGCTACTCCAACTGGCCGACGATCCCGCAGGTTTTCATCGACGGGAAGTTCATCGGCGGCTGCGACATCCTGCACGAGCTGCACGAGCGAGGCGAGCTGGAATCGATGCTGAAGGCGGCGTTCGCAAAGGGCGAATAG